In one window of Musa acuminata AAA Group cultivar baxijiao chromosome BXJ3-2, Cavendish_Baxijiao_AAA, whole genome shotgun sequence DNA:
- the LOC135631997 gene encoding probable low-specificity L-threonine aldolase 2 isoform X2 yields the protein MVTRTVDLRSDTVTKPTEAMRAAMASADVDDDVLSGDPTAQRFEEEVARIMGKEAAVFVPSGTMGNLISVLVHCEVRGSEVILGDNSHIHIYENGGISSIGGVHPRTVKNNPDGTMDIDRIEAAIRHPDGALYYPTTSLICLENTHANCGGRCISAEYTDRVGELARKHGLKLHIDGARIFNASAALGVPVHRLVRAADSVSVCLSKGLGAPVGSVIVGTKDFITKARRLRKTLGGGMRQIGVLCAAAYVALQDNVVKLEDDHRKAKIFADGLKEIKQLRVDASSVETNMVFFNINESSMISPISLCEALEKFGVLAMPASSTRKNGLTALINQNQEHTLSRLVALI from the exons ATGGTGACGAGGACAGTAGACCTGCGTTCCGACACGGTCACGAAGCCGACCGAGGCAATGCGAGCCGCCATGGCCAGCGCCGACGTGGACGACGACGTCCTGAGCGGAGACCCCACGGCGCAGCGGTTCGAGGAGGAGGTCGCGAGGATTATGGGGAAGGAAGCGGCGGTTTTCGTTCCCTCGGGCACCATGGGCAACCTTATCTCGGTTCTCGTCCATTGCGAGGTCCGCGGCAGCGAGGTCATCCTGGGGGACAACTCCCACATACACATCTACGAGAACGGAGGCATCTCGTCCATCGGAGGCGTGCACCCCAGGACGGTGAAGAACAATCCTGATGGCACCATGGATATCGATCGGATCGAAGCAGCTATTAGGCATCCCGACGGAGCGCTCTACTACCCAACCACCAGTCTGATTTGCCTGGAGAACACACATGCAAA TTGTGGTGGAAGATGCATATCTGCAGAATACACAGATAGGGTGGGGGAGCTGGCTCGGAAGCATGGCCTGAAGCTTCATATTGATGGAGCACGCATTTTTAATGCTTCTGCA GCTCTGGGTGTTCCTGTTCATAGACTCGTACGAGCTGCTGATTCTGTTTCG GTCTGCCTGTCAAAAGGTTTGGGTGCTCCAGTTGGATCTGTCATTGTCGGAACCAAGGATTTCATTACAAAG GCAAGACGTCTTAGGAAAACCTTGGGTGGAGGGATGAGACAAATTGGAGTCCTTTGTGCAGCAGCTTATGTTGCTTTGCAGGATAATGTGGTAAAGCTAGAGGATGATCACAGAAAAGCTAAAATCTTTGCAG ATGGGCTGAaagaaatcaaacaattaaggGTGGATGCAAGTTCAGTGGAGACTAACATG GTCTTTTTCAATATAAACGAAAGTTCAATGATATCACCTATAAGTCTATGTGAAGCTCTGGAAAAGTTTGGTGTACTTGCAATGCCAGCTAGTTCAACCAG AAAAAATGGTTTGACTGCTCTGATTAATCAAAATCAGGAACACACATTGTCAAGGTTAGTTGCATTAATCTGA
- the LOC103975744 gene encoding histone-lysine N-methyltransferase ASHH3 isoform X1, which produces MKNKIFCGGGGSGGTVFQQLMQQLGDEEPVDFQLPDWSKKQKSAPYNFIRRNVYLTKRIKRRAADDGIFCSCSPSPGNSVVCGRDCLCGMLLSCCSQSCKCGNLCVNKPFQYRPVKKMKLIETEKCGSGVVTEEDIRQGDFVIEYVGDVIDDKTCEERLWKMKHCGETNFYLCEINRDMVIDATYKGNKSRFINHSCQPNTEMQKWTIDGEIRIGIFATRDIKKGEELTYDYQFVQFGADQDCYCGSVGCRKKLGNKPSKLKFSSSDTALQLVLCEIAASSPNSKALLYGKANLESGRSNMEGSQSFVARKRKSEFHNCIYEVVRIWSPQYKRYYGGVILEFDCYSRKHTIITEDERVENIDLSKEDWDFL; this is translated from the exons ATGAAGAACAAG ATCttttgcggcggcggcggcagtggcGGAACGGTATTCCAACAGCTGATGCAACAGCTCGGAGACGAGGAGCCCGTGGATTTCCAGCTGCCGGACTGGTCGAAGAAGCAGAAATCAGCGCCCTACAACTTCATAAGGCGCA ATGTTTATCTCACTAAAAGGATAAAAAGGCGTGCGGCAGATGATGGCATCTTCTGCTCCTGCAGCCCATCACCGGGAAATTCGGTTGTTTGCGGCAGAGATTGCCTCTGTGG GATGCTTTTGTCTTGTTGTTCTCAAAGTTGCAAGTGTGGAAATCTATGTGTGAACAAACCGTTCCAGTATCGGCCAGTGAAGAAAATGAAGTTAATTGAG ACAGAAAAATGTGGATCTGGGGTAGTAACCGAGGAGGATATAAGACAAGGAGACTTTGTGATAGAATATGTTGGTGATG TAATTGATGACAAAACTTGTGAAGAAAGGCTGTGGAAAATGAAGCATTGTGGTGAGACGAATTTTTACCTGTGTGAGATCAACAGGGACATGGTCATTGACGCTACATACAAGGGAAACAAGTCTAGATTTATAAATCATAGCTGCCAGCCGAATACTGAGATGCAGAAATG GACAATTGATGGTGAAATACGCATTGGTATATTTGCAACTCGTGATATAAAGAAGGGAGAGGAGTTAACATACGATTATCA GTTTGTACAATTTGGAGCAGATCAAGATTGCTACTGTGGTTCTGTAGGTTGCAGGAAGAAATTGGGAAACAAGCCTAGCAAGCTGAAATTTTCTTCTTCAGACACTGCTTTGCAACTAGTTCTTTGTGAGATTGCAGCTTCCTCTCCCAATTCAAAAGCACTTCTGTATGGAAAAGCC AATCTGGAAAGTGGGAGATCAAATATGG AAGGATCACAATCTTTTGTTGCTCGCAAAAGAAAGAGTGAGTTCCATAATTGCATCTATGAAGTTGTACGAATCTGGTCTCCTCAGTATAAAAG GTATTATGGAGGAGTTATACTGGAATTTGATTGCTATTCTAGAAAACACACT ATAATCACGGAGGATGAGAGGGTTGAAAACATTGATCTGTCGAAGGAAGATTGGGATTTTTTATGA
- the LOC108952209 gene encoding inositol-tetrakisphosphate 1-kinase 1-like has translation MAGNPRRFTVGYALAPKKQQSFIQPSLVELARRRGIDLVPIDGTRPLAEQGPFDCLLHKLYGEDWKAQLDDFATRNPGVPIVDPPLAIERLHNRISMLQVVSELEIPQNRETFGIPSQVVIYDSGTLSNSGVVGALRFPVIAKPLVADGSAKSHKMSLVFHRDALLKLKPPLVLQEFVNHGGVIFKVYVVGDYVQCVKRKSLPDVSEEKLECSEGSVTFSQVSNMTTQDPTEVEYYMHLDEAEMPPLSFVTEIAKGLRQAMGLCLFNFDVIRDVKVGNHYVVIDINYFPGYAKMPCYENVLTDFFWNIVHENKGQDAEVSAISSNDKDSKLLVGNHCKMAEDMENDG, from the coding sequence ATGGCGGGAAACCCTCGGAGGTTCACTGTAGGTTACGCTCTCGCTCCCAAGAAGCAGCAGAGCTTCATCCAGCCCTCGCTTGTCGAACTCGCACGCCGGCGAGGCATCGATCTCGTCCCCATCGACGGCACCCGGCCCCTCGCCGAACAGGGACCCTTTGATTGCTTGCTCCACAAACTCTACGGCGAGGATTGGAAGGCCCAGCTTGACGATTTCGCCACCAGGAACCCTGGCGTCCCCATTGTCGACCCTCCCCTCGCCATCGAGCGCCTCCACAACCGCATCTCCATGCTTCAGGTCGTCTCCGAGCTCGAGATTCCCCAGAACAGGGAGACCTTCGGGATCCCAAGCCAGGTCGTGATCTATGATTCCGGCACCCTCTCCAACTCCGGCGTCGTCGGGGCCCTCCGTTTCCCCGTCATTGCTAAGCCCCTGGTGGCCGATGGCAGTGCTAAGTCTCATAAGATGTCCCTTGTTTTCCACCGGGATGCCCTCCTAAAACTCAAACCGCCGCTGGTGCTGCAGGAGTTTGTGAACCATGGCGGGGTTATCTTCAAGGTGTATGTAGTGGGGGATTACGTTCAGTGCGTGAAGAGGAAGTCTCTTCCGGATGTCTCCGAAGAGAAGTTGGAGTGTTCCGAGGGGTCGGTCACCTTTTCGCAGGTGTCAAACATGACGACACAGGACCCAACGGAGGTAGAGTATTACATGCATCTGGATGAGGCAGAGATGCCTCCGTTGAGCTTTGTCACCGAGATAGCGAAGGGTTTGAGGCAGGCGATGGGACTGTGCCTTTTCAATTTTGACGTGATCAGGGATGTGAAGGTCGGAAACCATTACGTTGTGATCGACATTAATTATTTTCCCGGGTATGCGAAGATGCCATGTTATGAAAACGTCTTAACGGATTTCTTCtggaatatcgttcatgagaacaAAGGACAAGATGCTGAAGTCTCGGCCATCAGCAGCAACGACAAAGATAGTAAGCTTTTGGTTGGCAATCACTGCAAGATGGCAGAAGATATGGAGAACGATGGATGA
- the LOC103975744 gene encoding histone-lysine N-methyltransferase ASHH3 isoform X3, producing the protein MKNKIFCGGGGSGGTVFQQLMQQLGDEEPVDFQLPDWSKKQKSAPYNFIRRNVYLTKRIKRRAADDGIFCSCSPSPGNSVVCGRDCLCGMLLSCCSQSCKCGNLCVNKPFQYRPVKKMKLIETEKCGSGVVTEEDIRQGDFVIEYVGDVIDDKTCEERLWKMKHCGETNFYLCEINRDMVIDATYKGNKSRFINHSCQPNTEMQKWTIDGEIRIGIFATRDIKKGEELTYDYQFVQFGADQDCYCGSVGCRKKLGNKPSKLKFSSSDTALQLVLCEIAASSPNSKALLYGKAKCCLTESGKWEIKYGRITIFCCSQKKE; encoded by the exons ATGAAGAACAAG ATCttttgcggcggcggcggcagtggcGGAACGGTATTCCAACAGCTGATGCAACAGCTCGGAGACGAGGAGCCCGTGGATTTCCAGCTGCCGGACTGGTCGAAGAAGCAGAAATCAGCGCCCTACAACTTCATAAGGCGCA ATGTTTATCTCACTAAAAGGATAAAAAGGCGTGCGGCAGATGATGGCATCTTCTGCTCCTGCAGCCCATCACCGGGAAATTCGGTTGTTTGCGGCAGAGATTGCCTCTGTGG GATGCTTTTGTCTTGTTGTTCTCAAAGTTGCAAGTGTGGAAATCTATGTGTGAACAAACCGTTCCAGTATCGGCCAGTGAAGAAAATGAAGTTAATTGAG ACAGAAAAATGTGGATCTGGGGTAGTAACCGAGGAGGATATAAGACAAGGAGACTTTGTGATAGAATATGTTGGTGATG TAATTGATGACAAAACTTGTGAAGAAAGGCTGTGGAAAATGAAGCATTGTGGTGAGACGAATTTTTACCTGTGTGAGATCAACAGGGACATGGTCATTGACGCTACATACAAGGGAAACAAGTCTAGATTTATAAATCATAGCTGCCAGCCGAATACTGAGATGCAGAAATG GACAATTGATGGTGAAATACGCATTGGTATATTTGCAACTCGTGATATAAAGAAGGGAGAGGAGTTAACATACGATTATCA GTTTGTACAATTTGGAGCAGATCAAGATTGCTACTGTGGTTCTGTAGGTTGCAGGAAGAAATTGGGAAACAAGCCTAGCAAGCTGAAATTTTCTTCTTCAGACACTGCTTTGCAACTAGTTCTTTGTGAGATTGCAGCTTCCTCTCCCAATTCAAAAGCACTTCTGTATGGAAAAGCC AAATGCTGTTTGACAGAATCTGGAAAGTGGGAGATCAAATATGG AAGGATCACAATCTTTTGTTGCTCGCAAAAGAAAGAGTGA
- the LOC103975742 gene encoding UPF0481 protein At3g47200-like, which translates to MVAVFNKELLGWYLVTLKLNETVQANLPRSQPSTPGTPSRPPPLLLTRGEPIQEEDEAATADAAPPESEWVISIREKLKQAWNDEAGVPWARYSIYRVPKSLREGDEKAYVPQVVSIGPYHHGKRRLRDMERHKWRALHRMLRRTGGDVRVYLDAVGALEERARACYEGPVAFNDNEFVEMMVLDGTFVLELFRGVGAAGKGFKELGYARNDPVFAMRGTMHGIQRDMIMLENQIPLFVLDRLLGLQIGQPEQHGLVARLAICFFDPLMPTDEPLRKNHRAMSESSSTTRADAFDPLTETGLHCLDVFRRSLLRIGPKPTPGLWIKRWSNARRVADRRRLQLIHCVTELREAGIKFRHRRTDRFWDIEFKDGVLKIPRLLIHDGTKSLFLNLIAFEQCHSDCTKDITSYVIFMDNLINSEEDVSYLHYRGIIEHWLGNDGEVADLFNKLCLEVVFDFDDSYLSGLSERVNKYYNHRWNTWGASLKHRYFGNPWAIISLVAAVVLLVLTCAQTFYSVYAYYWPPQ; encoded by the coding sequence ATGGTTGCAGTCTTCAACAAAGAGTTGCTGGGATGGTATCTGGTGACCctcaagctcaacgagaccgtgCAGGCCAACCTTCCCAGATCGCAGCCCAGCACCCCCGGCACGCCGTCCAGGCCTCCGCCGCTTCTCCTCACACGGGGTGAGCCCATCCAGGAGGAGGATGAGGCCGCCACCGCGGACGCCGCTCCGCCGGAATCGGAGTGGGTGATCTCCATCCGGGAGAAGCTGAAGCAGGCCTGGAACGACGAGGCGGGCGTGCCGTGGGCGAGGTACTCCATCTACCGCGTGCCCAAGTCGCTGCGCGAGGGGGACGAGAAGGCGTACGTGCCCCAGGTGGTGTCCATCGGCCCCTACCACCACGGCAAGCGCAGGCTGCGCGACATGGAGCGGCACAAGTGGCGCGCCCTCCACCGCATGCTCCGCCGCACCGGCGGTGACGTCCGGGTGTACCTCGACGCCGTGGGCGCCCTCGAGGAGCGCGCCCGCGCCTGCTACGAGGGCCCCGTCGCCTTCAACGACAACGAGTTCGTGGAGATGATGGTCCTCGATGGCACCTTCGTCCTCGAGCTCTTCCGGGGGGTGGGCGCCGCCGGGAAGGGGTTCAAGGAGCTGGGCTACGCCCGCAACGATCCCGTGTTCGCCATGCGCGGCACGATGCACGGCATCCAGCGCGACATGATCATGCTCGAGAACCAGATCCCCCTCTTCGTCCTCGACCGCCTCCTCGGTCTCCAGATCGGCCAGCCGGAGCAGCACGGCCTCGTCGCCCGCCTAGCCATCTGCTTCTTCGACCCCCTCATGCCCACCGACGAGCCCCTTCGCAAGAACCACCGCGCCATGTCCGAGTCTTCTTCCACCACCCGCGCCGACGCCTTCGACCCGCTCACCGAGACCGGCCTCCACTGCCTCGACGTGTTCCGGCGCAGCCTCCTCCGCATCGGCCCCAAGCCCACGCCCGGCCTCTGGATCAAGCGCTGGTCGAACGCTCGCCGCGTGGCCGACCGCCGCCGGCTGCAGCTGATCCACTGCGTCACGGAGCTGCGGGAGGCCGGCATCAAGTTCCGCCACCGCAGGACGGACCGCTTCTGGGACATCGAGTTCAAGGACGGGGTGCTCAAGATCCCCCGCTTGCTGATCCACGACGGCACCAAGTCTCTCTTCCTCAACCTCATCGCCTTCGAGCAGTGCCACTCCGACTGCACCAAGGACATCACCTCCTACGTCATCTTCATGGACAACCTGATCAACTCGGAGGAGGACGTCAGCTACCTCCACTACCGCGGCATCATCGAGCACTGGCTGGGAAACGACGGCGAGGTCGCCGACCTCTTCAACAAGCTCTGCCTGGAAGTGGTCTTCGACTTCGACGACAGCTACTTGTCGGGATTGTCGGAGAGGGTGAACAAGTACTACAACCACCGGTGGAACACCTGGGGGGCAAGCTTGAAGCACAGGTACTTCGGCAATCCCTGGGCTATCATCTCCTTGGTGGCCGCCGTCGTCCTGCTGGTGTTGACCTGTGCGCAGACCTTCTACTCTGTCTACGCCTATTACTGGCCGCCTCAATGA
- the LOC135631997 gene encoding low-specificity L-threonine aldolase 1-like isoform X1 encodes MVTRTVDLRSDTVTKPTEAMRAAMASADVDDDVLSGDPTAQRFEEEVARIMGKEAAVFVPSGTMGNLISVLVHCEVRGSEVILGDNSHIHIYENGGISSIGGVHPRTVKNNPDGTMDIDRIEAAIRHPDGALYYPTTSLICLENTHANCGGRCISAEYTDRVGELARKHGLKLHIDGARIFNASAALGVPVHRLVRAADSVSVCLSKGLGAPVGSVIVGTKDFITKARRLRKTLGGGMRQIGVLCAAAYVALQDNVVKLEDDHRKAKIFADGLKEIKQLRVDASSVETNMVFFNINESSMISPISLCEALEKFGVLAMPASSTSVRVVIHYQISESDVHYALTSIKQAIQEILAVGTTK; translated from the exons ATGGTGACGAGGACAGTAGACCTGCGTTCCGACACGGTCACGAAGCCGACCGAGGCAATGCGAGCCGCCATGGCCAGCGCCGACGTGGACGACGACGTCCTGAGCGGAGACCCCACGGCGCAGCGGTTCGAGGAGGAGGTCGCGAGGATTATGGGGAAGGAAGCGGCGGTTTTCGTTCCCTCGGGCACCATGGGCAACCTTATCTCGGTTCTCGTCCATTGCGAGGTCCGCGGCAGCGAGGTCATCCTGGGGGACAACTCCCACATACACATCTACGAGAACGGAGGCATCTCGTCCATCGGAGGCGTGCACCCCAGGACGGTGAAGAACAATCCTGATGGCACCATGGATATCGATCGGATCGAAGCAGCTATTAGGCATCCCGACGGAGCGCTCTACTACCCAACCACCAGTCTGATTTGCCTGGAGAACACACATGCAAA TTGTGGTGGAAGATGCATATCTGCAGAATACACAGATAGGGTGGGGGAGCTGGCTCGGAAGCATGGCCTGAAGCTTCATATTGATGGAGCACGCATTTTTAATGCTTCTGCA GCTCTGGGTGTTCCTGTTCATAGACTCGTACGAGCTGCTGATTCTGTTTCG GTCTGCCTGTCAAAAGGTTTGGGTGCTCCAGTTGGATCTGTCATTGTCGGAACCAAGGATTTCATTACAAAG GCAAGACGTCTTAGGAAAACCTTGGGTGGAGGGATGAGACAAATTGGAGTCCTTTGTGCAGCAGCTTATGTTGCTTTGCAGGATAATGTGGTAAAGCTAGAGGATGATCACAGAAAAGCTAAAATCTTTGCAG ATGGGCTGAaagaaatcaaacaattaaggGTGGATGCAAGTTCAGTGGAGACTAACATG GTCTTTTTCAATATAAACGAAAGTTCAATGATATCACCTATAAGTCTATGTGAAGCTCTGGAAAAGTTTGGTGTACTTGCAATGCCAGCTAGTTCAACCAG CGTCAGGGTAGTCATCCATTACCAGATTTCGGAGAGCGATGTCCATTATGCACTAACCTCTATCAAG CAAGCTATTCAAGAAATACTAGCTGTTGGAACCACAAAATGA
- the LOC103975746 gene encoding probable inactive shikimate kinase like 2, chloroplastic isoform X2: MAAALLNSPLSISTHNPKKTLGIPRQDFPLLNPRFSRFDRRKLLSSPFSFSSLILSKRNGVLNRLQSVSGGHVSAIPVESKNYEFSDGDAEVELRLDISKLDIMSPSDIFVDMDETSLLVRVKASGTLITLMEANCLFERIKPSETIWYIDEDQLVVNLKKCDRDLKWPDVMESWESLTKGILQLLKGTSIYIVGDSTEINEKVGSELATGIGYIPFSTSDLLERYAQQSIESYGADSVAEAEGSILQSLSSHARSVVATLGGEHGAARTHDKWRYLHAGFTVWLSISEAADEASAKEEARRHVQDGRLAYSNADIVMKLGGWEPDQSRVVAQACLSALKQLTLSDKQLTGKKSLYVRLGCRGDWPDIKPPGWDPSSGVDPPES; encoded by the exons ATGGCCGCTGCTCTCCTTAACTCCCCGCTCTCAATCTCTACGCACAACCCCAAGAAAACACTAGGGATTCCTCGGCAAGATTTCCCTCTTCTCAACCCTCGCTTTTCCCGCTTTGATCGCAGAAAGCTGCTATCGTCGCCGTTCTCCTTCTCATCTCTTATCCTCTCTAAAAGAAATGGCGTCTTGAACCGGCTGCAATCAGTTTCTGGCGGCCATGTTTCCGCGATTCCTGTTGAATCGAAAAACTATGAG TTCTCCGATGGTGATGCAGAGGTAGAACTGAGACTTGATATTAGTAAATTAGATATCATGAGCCCCAGTGATATTTTTGTGGACATGGATGAGACTTCGTTATTAGTTAGAGTAAAAGCTTCTGGGACTCTCATAACTCTTATGGAAGCAAATTGTTTGTTTGAGAGGATAAAGCCTTCTGAAACTATATG GTATATAGATGAGGATCAGCTAGTAGTTAACCTGAAAAAATGTGACAGAGATTTAAAGTGGCCTGATGTGATGGAATCCTGGGAGTCTCTTACAAAAGGAATCCTGCAATTGCTGAAAGGAACTTCAATCTACATTGTTGGAGATTCCACAGAGATAAATGAAAAAGTTGGCAGTGAACTTGCAACTGGAATTGG ATACATTCCATTTAGTACAAGTGACTTGCTGGAGAGATATGCTCAACAATCTATTGAGTCAT ACGGAGCAGATTCTGTTGCTGAAGCTGAAGGTTCTATATTGCAAAGTCTTAGTAG CCATGCCCGAAGCGTTGTTGCGACTCTAGGAGGAGAGCATGGAGCTGCTAGAACACATGATAAGTGGCGATACCTTCATGCAGGATTCACTGTTTGGTTGTCCATATCTGAAGCAGCAG ACGAAGCTTCTGCTAAGGAGGAGGCCAGAAGGCATGTACAAGACGGAAGGCTTGCTTATTCAAATGCTGATATAGTTATGAAGCTTGGTGGATGGGAACCAGATCAGTCGCGAGTTGTTGCTCAGGCTTGTTTAAGTGCACTGAAACAATTAACCCTGTCAGACAAGCAGCTTACAG GGAAGAAGAGTCTTTACGTCAGATTAGGATGTCGTGGAGATTGGCCAGACATCAAGCCCCCAGGATGGGATCCATCAAGTGGAGTAGACCCTCCTGAGTCCTAA
- the LOC103975744 gene encoding histone-lysine N-methyltransferase ASHH3 isoform X2 produces the protein MKNKIFCGGGGSGGTVFQQLMQQLGDEEPVDFQLPDWSKKQKSAPYNFIRIKRRAADDGIFCSCSPSPGNSVVCGRDCLCGMLLSCCSQSCKCGNLCVNKPFQYRPVKKMKLIETEKCGSGVVTEEDIRQGDFVIEYVGDVIDDKTCEERLWKMKHCGETNFYLCEINRDMVIDATYKGNKSRFINHSCQPNTEMQKWTIDGEIRIGIFATRDIKKGEELTYDYQFVQFGADQDCYCGSVGCRKKLGNKPSKLKFSSSDTALQLVLCEIAASSPNSKALLYGKANLESGRSNMEGSQSFVARKRKSEFHNCIYEVVRIWSPQYKRYYGGVILEFDCYSRKHTIITEDERVENIDLSKEDWDFL, from the exons ATGAAGAACAAG ATCttttgcggcggcggcggcagtggcGGAACGGTATTCCAACAGCTGATGCAACAGCTCGGAGACGAGGAGCCCGTGGATTTCCAGCTGCCGGACTGGTCGAAGAAGCAGAAATCAGCGCCCTACAACTTCATAAG GATAAAAAGGCGTGCGGCAGATGATGGCATCTTCTGCTCCTGCAGCCCATCACCGGGAAATTCGGTTGTTTGCGGCAGAGATTGCCTCTGTGG GATGCTTTTGTCTTGTTGTTCTCAAAGTTGCAAGTGTGGAAATCTATGTGTGAACAAACCGTTCCAGTATCGGCCAGTGAAGAAAATGAAGTTAATTGAG ACAGAAAAATGTGGATCTGGGGTAGTAACCGAGGAGGATATAAGACAAGGAGACTTTGTGATAGAATATGTTGGTGATG TAATTGATGACAAAACTTGTGAAGAAAGGCTGTGGAAAATGAAGCATTGTGGTGAGACGAATTTTTACCTGTGTGAGATCAACAGGGACATGGTCATTGACGCTACATACAAGGGAAACAAGTCTAGATTTATAAATCATAGCTGCCAGCCGAATACTGAGATGCAGAAATG GACAATTGATGGTGAAATACGCATTGGTATATTTGCAACTCGTGATATAAAGAAGGGAGAGGAGTTAACATACGATTATCA GTTTGTACAATTTGGAGCAGATCAAGATTGCTACTGTGGTTCTGTAGGTTGCAGGAAGAAATTGGGAAACAAGCCTAGCAAGCTGAAATTTTCTTCTTCAGACACTGCTTTGCAACTAGTTCTTTGTGAGATTGCAGCTTCCTCTCCCAATTCAAAAGCACTTCTGTATGGAAAAGCC AATCTGGAAAGTGGGAGATCAAATATGG AAGGATCACAATCTTTTGTTGCTCGCAAAAGAAAGAGTGAGTTCCATAATTGCATCTATGAAGTTGTACGAATCTGGTCTCCTCAGTATAAAAG GTATTATGGAGGAGTTATACTGGAATTTGATTGCTATTCTAGAAAACACACT ATAATCACGGAGGATGAGAGGGTTGAAAACATTGATCTGTCGAAGGAAGATTGGGATTTTTTATGA
- the LOC103975746 gene encoding probable inactive shikimate kinase like 2, chloroplastic isoform X1: protein MAAALLNSPLSISTHNPKKTLGIPRQDFPLLNPRFSRFDRRKLLSSPFSFSSLILSKRNGVLNRLQSVSGGHVSAIPVESKNYEFSDGDAEVELRLDISKLDIMSPSDIFVDMDETSLLVRVKASGTLITLMEANCLFERIKPSETIWYIDEDQLVVNLKKCDRDLKWPDVMESWESLTKGILQLLKGTSIYIVGDSTEINEKVGSELATGIGYIPFSTSDLLERYAQQSIESWVVSDGADSVAEAEGSILQSLSSHARSVVATLGGEHGAARTHDKWRYLHAGFTVWLSISEAADEASAKEEARRHVQDGRLAYSNADIVMKLGGWEPDQSRVVAQACLSALKQLTLSDKQLTGKKSLYVRLGCRGDWPDIKPPGWDPSSGVDPPES from the exons ATGGCCGCTGCTCTCCTTAACTCCCCGCTCTCAATCTCTACGCACAACCCCAAGAAAACACTAGGGATTCCTCGGCAAGATTTCCCTCTTCTCAACCCTCGCTTTTCCCGCTTTGATCGCAGAAAGCTGCTATCGTCGCCGTTCTCCTTCTCATCTCTTATCCTCTCTAAAAGAAATGGCGTCTTGAACCGGCTGCAATCAGTTTCTGGCGGCCATGTTTCCGCGATTCCTGTTGAATCGAAAAACTATGAG TTCTCCGATGGTGATGCAGAGGTAGAACTGAGACTTGATATTAGTAAATTAGATATCATGAGCCCCAGTGATATTTTTGTGGACATGGATGAGACTTCGTTATTAGTTAGAGTAAAAGCTTCTGGGACTCTCATAACTCTTATGGAAGCAAATTGTTTGTTTGAGAGGATAAAGCCTTCTGAAACTATATG GTATATAGATGAGGATCAGCTAGTAGTTAACCTGAAAAAATGTGACAGAGATTTAAAGTGGCCTGATGTGATGGAATCCTGGGAGTCTCTTACAAAAGGAATCCTGCAATTGCTGAAAGGAACTTCAATCTACATTGTTGGAGATTCCACAGAGATAAATGAAAAAGTTGGCAGTGAACTTGCAACTGGAATTGG ATACATTCCATTTAGTACAAGTGACTTGCTGGAGAGATATGCTCAACAATCTATTGAGTCAT GGGTTGTTTCAGACGGAGCAGATTCTGTTGCTGAAGCTGAAGGTTCTATATTGCAAAGTCTTAGTAG CCATGCCCGAAGCGTTGTTGCGACTCTAGGAGGAGAGCATGGAGCTGCTAGAACACATGATAAGTGGCGATACCTTCATGCAGGATTCACTGTTTGGTTGTCCATATCTGAAGCAGCAG ACGAAGCTTCTGCTAAGGAGGAGGCCAGAAGGCATGTACAAGACGGAAGGCTTGCTTATTCAAATGCTGATATAGTTATGAAGCTTGGTGGATGGGAACCAGATCAGTCGCGAGTTGTTGCTCAGGCTTGTTTAAGTGCACTGAAACAATTAACCCTGTCAGACAAGCAGCTTACAG GGAAGAAGAGTCTTTACGTCAGATTAGGATGTCGTGGAGATTGGCCAGACATCAAGCCCCCAGGATGGGATCCATCAAGTGGAGTAGACCCTCCTGAGTCCTAA